From one Natronorubrum sediminis genomic stretch:
- a CDS encoding 50S ribosomal protein L31e, which yields MSASDFEERVVTVPLRDVKKGANHEAADLAMRLIREHLAKHFSVDEEAIRLDPSINEEVWSQGRSNPPRKLRVRAARFDEDGEAVVEAEVAD from the coding sequence ATGAGTGCAAGTGATTTCGAGGAACGTGTCGTCACCGTTCCCCTGCGCGACGTCAAGAAAGGAGCCAACCACGAAGCCGCAGACCTCGCGATGCGACTCATCCGCGAACACCTCGCAAAACACTTCTCCGTCGACGAGGAGGCGATCCGACTGGATCCCTCGATCAACGAGGAAGTGTGGTCACAGGGTCGTTCCAACCCGCCACGAAAACTTCGCGTTCGTGCGGCTCGCTTCGACGAAGACGGTGAGGCCGTCGTCGAGGCCGAGGTCGCCGACTAA
- a CDS encoding 50S ribosomal protein L39e gives MGKKTKGKKKRLAKLENQNSRVPAWVMMKTDMEVQRNPKRRNWRRNDTDE, from the coding sequence ATGGGTAAGAAAACGAAGGGCAAGAAAAAGCGTCTTGCCAAACTCGAGAACCAGAACAGCCGCGTTCCGGCGTGGGTTATGATGAAGACGGACATGGAAGTCCAGCGAAACCCAAAACGACGCAACTGGCGGCGTAACGACACCGACGAGTAA